In one window of Psychrobacter sp. P2G3 DNA:
- a CDS encoding dienelactone hydrolase family protein, whose protein sequence is MNNYLDAVIVEHNPSQKKIDRAVIWLHGLGASGHDFEPVVPQLGLADDMAVRFIFPHAPKRPVTVNGGMVMPAWYDILEMSLERKVDIAQIEESTQQIHDLISREIERGVLPEHIVIAGFSQGGAVAYHVALGYPKRLAGLMTLSTYLATNDNIDYSAANKDMPILIEHGTHDPVVPVILGEQAHQLLAAKGYGVEYNTYPMAHQVCMPQIQNIGKWLNKILS, encoded by the coding sequence ATGAATAATTATTTAGATGCGGTCATTGTTGAGCATAATCCATCACAAAAGAAGATAGATAGAGCTGTTATTTGGTTACATGGTTTGGGTGCTAGCGGTCATGATTTTGAGCCAGTCGTACCGCAGTTAGGTTTGGCTGATGATATGGCAGTACGTTTTATATTTCCGCATGCGCCTAAGCGTCCAGTGACTGTCAATGGTGGTATGGTGATGCCAGCATGGTATGACATCTTGGAGATGAGTCTTGAACGCAAAGTCGACATCGCTCAGATTGAAGAGTCTACGCAGCAAATACATGATTTGATTAGTCGTGAGATTGAGCGTGGCGTGTTACCTGAACATATTGTCATTGCAGGCTTTTCGCAGGGCGGGGCAGTGGCTTATCATGTCGCCCTGGGTTATCCAAAGCGCTTGGCAGGATTGATGACGCTATCTACTTATCTTGCGACCAATGATAACATCGACTATAGTGCTGCTAACAAAGACATGCCAATATTAATTGAACACGGTACTCATGATCCTGTTGTGCCTGTTATTCTGGGTGAGCAGGCACATCAATTACTAGCAGCGAAGGGCTATGGTGTTGAGTATAATACTTATCCGATGGCACATCAGGTGTGTATGCCGCAGATTCAAAATATCGGTAAGTGGTTAAACAAAATTTTGAGTTAA
- a CDS encoding response regulator, whose amino-acid sequence MTHILLVEDDPAIAMSLKVTCKREGWKITWLDNASSVLPMLHSNEVQDLSAIILDVGLPDGDGLSLCQQIRHTPDIGTLKDVPVVFLTARSNEVDRILGLEMGADDYCAKPFSPRELVARLKAIWRREQLLYEQSTAHKTAIDNATDDTSPSLSSSVSSSHNMSGQALTFECQSGIWYYQPLNYSLKWQDQKLELSNTERKILLTLLQAPNQVFSREQLLNAVSDYPDHRLARTIDSHIKSIRKQLAAVDSSIDVIHTHRGLGYALCPA is encoded by the coding sequence ATGACCCATATTTTATTGGTAGAAGATGACCCCGCTATTGCTATGTCTCTCAAAGTTACTTGCAAACGTGAAGGCTGGAAAATAACTTGGCTAGATAATGCCAGTAGCGTGCTGCCGATGCTACATAGTAATGAGGTGCAAGACTTATCAGCTATTATTTTGGATGTAGGACTACCAGATGGTGATGGTTTAAGTTTATGCCAACAAATACGCCATACGCCTGATATTGGCACGTTAAAAGATGTGCCTGTGGTATTTTTGACCGCGCGTAGTAATGAGGTCGATCGTATCTTGGGTTTAGAGATGGGCGCTGATGACTATTGTGCAAAGCCTTTTAGTCCGCGAGAATTGGTCGCACGCTTAAAAGCTATTTGGCGACGTGAACAGTTACTGTATGAGCAAAGCACTGCTCATAAAACAGCAATAGATAATGCGACTGACGACACTTCACCTAGCCTCTCATCTAGCGTATCCTCTTCTCATAATATGTCAGGGCAAGCGTTGACTTTTGAGTGCCAGTCTGGTATCTGGTATTACCAACCGCTCAATTACTCTTTAAAGTGGCAAGATCAAAAACTTGAGCTTAGCAATACGGAACGCAAAATTTTATTAACCTTATTACAAGCGCCCAATCAAGTCTTCAGCCGTGAACAGCTGTTAAATGCAGTGAGCGATTATCCAGATCATCGCCTAGCGCGAACGATAGACAGCCATATCAAGTCAATTCGCAAGCAGCTAGCGGCTGTCGATTCTAGCATTGATGTCATCCATACGCATCGCGGACTGGGTTATGCATTATGTCCTGCCTAG
- the prmB gene encoding 50S ribosomal protein L3 N(5)-glutamine methyltransferase — translation MSEHQTMSAEEFQNQYFNGQESQDFEHDLQDDLERNETEQFANLHGELEEAREQLFSIRDFIRFAVTQLRNYDVVVAQGTTDEFAEASAIVLHSLSLDWAANEQILDCRLTSSEKQVVLSLLEERIAERKPLSYLINLAYFCDLPFYVDERVLIPRSPVAELIRQQFHPYFDVNELAKPLGATINEQPAAFYDHGLDMKQLSQPERILDLCTGSGCIAIAMATRFVDALVDAVDIDKGALEVAMVNVDHHDLGHQVNVIESDLFAKIPAENQYELIVTNPPYVDAAIMADLPPEFLYEPEHALAAGQDGLDLVHRILFEAPDYLSPEGLLVCEVGDSEWALSQAYPDIQFDWLKFALGGHGIFAITFDELMEHRELFAHYVQLLDNSQ, via the coding sequence ATGTCAGAACACCAGACCATGAGTGCAGAAGAATTTCAAAATCAGTATTTTAACGGCCAGGAGTCTCAAGATTTCGAGCATGATCTACAAGATGATTTGGAAAGAAATGAGACAGAACAGTTCGCTAATCTACATGGCGAGCTTGAAGAAGCACGTGAGCAGCTATTTAGTATACGTGACTTTATTCGCTTTGCAGTAACGCAGTTGCGCAATTACGATGTAGTTGTAGCACAAGGTACCACTGACGAGTTCGCTGAAGCATCCGCTATTGTTTTACATTCTTTATCTTTGGACTGGGCGGCTAACGAACAAATACTTGATTGTCGTCTGACCTCTTCAGAAAAGCAAGTGGTGCTAAGTTTACTAGAAGAGCGTATCGCTGAGCGTAAGCCATTGAGCTATCTGATTAACCTAGCTTACTTTTGTGATTTGCCTTTTTATGTGGACGAGCGTGTTCTCATCCCGCGCTCACCTGTAGCAGAATTGATTCGTCAGCAGTTCCATCCATACTTCGATGTCAATGAGCTTGCCAAGCCGCTTGGTGCGACTATCAATGAGCAACCTGCAGCATTTTATGATCATGGACTTGACATGAAGCAATTGTCACAGCCTGAGCGTATTTTAGATTTATGTACTGGTTCAGGTTGTATTGCTATCGCAATGGCGACACGTTTCGTTGATGCGCTAGTCGATGCTGTTGATATCGATAAAGGAGCATTAGAAGTGGCGATGGTCAACGTCGATCATCACGACCTTGGTCATCAAGTCAATGTGATTGAGTCTGACTTATTTGCGAAAATTCCAGCTGAAAACCAGTATGAGCTCATCGTTACCAACCCACCGTATGTTGATGCTGCCATCATGGCAGATTTGCCACCTGAATTTTTATATGAGCCTGAGCACGCGCTAGCCGCAGGTCAAGATGGTTTAGACTTGGTACATCGTATTTTATTTGAAGCGCCAGATTATCTAAGTCCAGAAGGTTTGCTTGTCTGTGAAGTAGGTGATAGTGAGTGGGCACTTAGCCAAGCTTATCCAGATATTCAGTTTGATTGGCTGAAATTTGCGCTCGGTGGTCATGGTATCTTTGCGATTACTTTTGATGAACTCATGGAGCATCGCGAGTTATTTGCGCATTATGTACAGCTGCTGGATAACAGTCAGTAA
- a CDS encoding DUF389 domain-containing protein, with the protein MTSPANDSSPSLPPEKDLSDFEKEAKAAAQKQQDTLNDDVDHSDEHDLDDAHKAEEGAQHPEPKITMTSPSPDVVIATVENSIPESAEAEASDSKSYENYNSDNIEDNQHTIDESNNNSQAQTLSTTPVDSNDDSSKPASEPVLNNIDNDVDSDEEDQTESEDEPTDEDEVHEVKKEKEAKLESYKQFIAEQFSNQKVDYPKVRLTIEANALPSKMYFVMNTLSAIIASYGLITNSAAVVIGAMLVAMMLGPITGAALAIIDYRIPLLRRSLVTVAAGVSLVILVGFIVGYIHQGQPLSSEILSRTQPTSMDLMIALAGGTAGAYAMVSPHLSVAVVGVAVATALVPPLAASGILFANGEMTLGLGAALLALTNIIAIQFTNAMVLWFLGFRRLVADDYKSSTYLTFFRRNAVALVLLVGLGVYLTINLNISAKQQTFENNVKGAINTYFMDKGNVLTNTQFEKVGGYQTVRAVIRGEKSPTSYDVQKIETVITQDMADNFPDYLPIKLQLRYLPVQVIESDPLIQNQLDQTDAAILTN; encoded by the coding sequence ATGACCTCACCTGCCAATGATTCCTCTCCTTCTTTGCCTCCCGAAAAAGACTTGTCCGACTTTGAAAAAGAAGCTAAAGCTGCTGCGCAAAAACAGCAGGATACATTGAACGATGACGTTGATCATTCAGATGAACATGACCTAGATGATGCACATAAAGCAGAAGAAGGTGCGCAGCACCCTGAACCTAAAATAACTATGACCTCGCCAAGTCCAGATGTGGTCATTGCAACTGTAGAAAATTCCATACCTGAATCGGCGGAAGCGGAAGCTAGCGACAGTAAGTCTTATGAAAATTACAACAGTGATAATATAGAAGACAACCAGCACACCATTGATGAATCAAACAATAATTCTCAAGCGCAAACACTTTCTACAACCCCAGTAGACTCAAATGATGACTCATCCAAACCTGCATCAGAGCCAGTGCTGAATAATATTGATAACGATGTTGACTCGGACGAAGAAGATCAGACTGAATCGGAAGACGAGCCAACAGATGAAGACGAAGTTCATGAGGTCAAAAAAGAAAAAGAAGCCAAGCTTGAGTCTTACAAGCAGTTTATAGCGGAACAATTTAGCAATCAAAAAGTAGATTATCCAAAAGTACGGCTCACCATCGAAGCCAATGCGCTACCCAGCAAAATGTATTTTGTAATGAATACCCTCTCCGCTATCATTGCTAGTTATGGACTGATAACCAATTCAGCAGCAGTCGTTATTGGAGCGATGTTGGTCGCTATGATGCTGGGGCCTATTACCGGAGCTGCATTAGCGATTATTGACTATCGTATACCATTACTACGCAGGTCGCTGGTTACCGTTGCTGCTGGGGTATCTTTAGTCATATTGGTAGGTTTCATAGTCGGATATATACATCAAGGTCAACCGCTATCCTCTGAGATATTGTCGCGTACGCAGCCTACTTCAATGGACTTAATGATTGCGCTAGCTGGCGGTACCGCTGGTGCTTATGCAATGGTTTCACCGCACCTGTCCGTAGCGGTGGTTGGCGTTGCTGTTGCAACCGCGTTAGTGCCGCCACTTGCTGCAAGTGGCATCTTATTTGCCAATGGTGAGATGACATTAGGTCTCGGTGCCGCTTTACTTGCTTTGACCAACATTATTGCCATTCAATTTACCAATGCGATGGTACTTTGGTTTTTAGGCTTTCGCCGTTTAGTCGCTGATGACTATAAATCAAGCACTTACCTAACTTTCTTTCGCCGTAATGCCGTTGCGTTAGTATTATTGGTCGGGTTAGGTGTTTATTTGACGATTAACTTAAACATCAGTGCCAAACAACAAACTTTTGAAAACAACGTAAAGGGCGCTATTAATACCTATTTTATGGATAAAGGTAACGTACTGACCAATACCCAATTCGAAAAAGTTGGTGGCTATCAGACTGTTCGTGCCGTTATTCGTGGTGAAAAAAGCCCAACCTCATATGATGTGCAGAAGATTGAAACGGTTATCACCCAAGATATGGCGGATAATTTTCCTGATTATCTACCCATTAAGCTACAACTTCGTTATCTCCCTGTACAAGTGATTGAATCCGACCCTTTGATTCAAAATCAGCTTGATCAGACTGATGCAGCAATTTTAACGAATTAG
- a CDS encoding L,D-transpeptidase family protein: MMKIKPLITSMSIVVLSASMSVSALAAPDNNARTLPVRTADKLPGIAVLASLDVQENRSSSIDTNSSVSTPKTKPKTTDSMGELIDTKQDKKTASAPKAVAADNMSAAELTRKDEQSDRTDDISEGQAVAAPSDASSIDSTDPLSFELPKYEQSLDFSNDPTIKSIEDKDGKRYTTLNLSNYAKQVNDATWSPNMNVNSAMTIKMQALLDWNHASPGPIDGGWGMNSKKALINFQTMKGLPATGNMDQKTWDALTKKIPASKPVLVTYTLTDDDIKTNFATTPSGSEAKSKMKGLYYQDIKEMLAERFHMDVRYLDKLNKNKNYQAGETITVLNTRGPLNERINRVVADKASKTLYAYNGDKLVATYPTTIGSDATPSPQGTFKIINRVKMPWYKATVGEGSDKKIHMLPPGPNNPVGVVWMGLSKPSYGIHGSPKPEGISRQASAGCVRLTNWDVLEVYANIENGATVILK; this comes from the coding sequence ATGATGAAAATAAAACCACTTATTACTTCTATGTCTATCGTTGTACTTAGCGCTAGTATGAGTGTCAGTGCCCTTGCTGCACCTGATAATAATGCACGTACCTTACCAGTACGCACGGCTGACAAGTTACCTGGCATTGCTGTCTTAGCTAGTCTTGATGTTCAAGAGAATCGTAGCAGCTCAATCGATACTAATAGCTCAGTCTCTACGCCTAAAACGAAGCCTAAGACTACTGATAGTATGGGTGAGTTAATTGATACCAAGCAAGACAAAAAGACAGCATCTGCACCAAAAGCCGTCGCTGCTGACAATATGAGTGCTGCTGAGCTGACACGTAAAGATGAGCAATCTGACCGTACTGATGATATCAGTGAAGGCCAAGCTGTTGCCGCCCCTAGTGACGCTTCATCTATTGATTCAACAGACCCATTATCTTTTGAGCTACCTAAGTACGAACAGAGTTTGGATTTCAGCAATGATCCTACAATCAAGAGCATCGAAGATAAAGATGGAAAAAGATATACCACGCTCAATTTGTCAAATTATGCCAAGCAAGTAAACGACGCTACATGGTCGCCAAACATGAATGTCAACTCAGCGATGACTATCAAGATGCAAGCTTTGCTTGATTGGAATCATGCCTCTCCTGGCCCTATCGATGGTGGCTGGGGCATGAACAGTAAAAAAGCTTTGATCAACTTTCAAACGATGAAAGGCTTGCCAGCGACTGGTAATATGGATCAAAAAACATGGGATGCGCTAACTAAGAAAATCCCTGCTAGTAAGCCTGTACTAGTGACTTATACTTTGACTGATGATGATATTAAAACCAACTTTGCAACCACGCCTTCAGGTTCAGAAGCAAAGTCAAAAATGAAAGGCTTATATTATCAAGATATTAAAGAGATGCTTGCCGAACGCTTTCATATGGATGTACGCTACCTTGATAAGTTAAACAAAAACAAAAACTATCAAGCTGGTGAAACAATCACTGTTCTCAACACTCGTGGCCCGCTCAATGAGCGCATTAATCGTGTCGTTGCTGATAAAGCAAGCAAAACCCTATATGCTTATAATGGTGATAAGCTGGTTGCCACCTATCCAACTACGATTGGTAGTGATGCTACTCCTTCACCACAAGGTACCTTCAAGATCATCAATAGAGTTAAGATGCCATGGTATAAAGCGACTGTCGGTGAAGGTAGCGATAAAAAGATACATATGCTACCACCAGGACCAAACAACCCTGTTGGCGTCGTCTGGATGGGTTTATCCAAACCTTCTTATGGCATCCACGGTTCACCTAAACCTGAAGGTATTAGTCGCCAAGCATCAGCTGGTTGCGTGCGTCTAACTAATTGGGATGTATTAGAAGTCTATGCCAACATTGAAAATGGTGCGACAGTAATACTTAAATAA
- the aroC gene encoding chorismate synthase, which yields MAGNSIGQVFTVTTCGESHGAGLLAIVDGVPPGLALSAEDLQVDLDRRKPGTSKYSTQRRESDEVEIISGVFEGKTTGTSIGLLIRNTNQKSKDYSEIKDTFRPGHADYTYSMKYGFRDYRGGGRSSARETAMRVAAGAIAKKYLQDRLGVQIRGHVTQIGNEYSNVTDPSQIDWDFVNSNPFFTADKEAVGRFETLIDNLRREGTSCGAKLEVIASGVPVGLGEPVFDRLDADIAHAMMSINAVKGVEIGDGMAVAGQFGHSSRDELTPAGFTANHAGGILGGISSGQDISVSIALKPTSSITTPGKSINTDGEAIDMLTKGRHDPCVGVRATPIAEAMLAIVLLDHYLRHRGQNADVKQPVESIT from the coding sequence ATGGCAGGCAATAGTATTGGGCAGGTTTTTACGGTCACCACTTGCGGTGAGTCGCATGGTGCAGGTTTGTTGGCTATCGTCGATGGTGTGCCACCGGGCTTAGCATTATCCGCAGAAGATTTACAGGTGGATTTAGACCGCCGCAAACCGGGTACCTCTAAGTACTCAACCCAGCGCCGTGAGTCTGATGAAGTTGAGATTATCTCAGGTGTGTTCGAAGGTAAAACTACTGGTACATCTATTGGTCTGCTAATTCGTAACACCAATCAAAAATCAAAAGATTATAGCGAGATTAAAGATACTTTTCGCCCAGGTCATGCCGACTATACCTATAGTATGAAGTATGGTTTTCGCGACTATCGCGGCGGCGGGCGCTCATCTGCACGCGAGACGGCGATGCGGGTAGCAGCTGGTGCTATAGCTAAGAAGTATCTGCAAGATCGTTTGGGTGTACAAATCCGTGGTCATGTGACCCAAATTGGTAATGAATATAGTAACGTCACAGACCCCAGCCAAATTGACTGGGATTTTGTGAACAGTAATCCGTTCTTCACTGCTGATAAAGAGGCGGTTGGTCGCTTCGAGACGCTGATAGATAATCTACGCCGAGAAGGTACTAGCTGCGGGGCGAAGCTGGAAGTTATCGCCAGTGGCGTACCAGTAGGACTCGGTGAGCCAGTATTCGATCGCTTAGACGCTGATATTGCCCATGCGATGATGAGCATCAATGCGGTCAAAGGCGTAGAAATTGGTGACGGTATGGCTGTTGCAGGGCAGTTTGGGCATAGTTCTCGTGATGAGCTGACGCCAGCCGGCTTCACTGCCAATCATGCTGGCGGTATATTGGGTGGTATCTCATCAGGACAAGATATCAGTGTCAGTATCGCGCTTAAGCCAACTTCTAGTATTACTACCCCTGGTAAGAGCATAAATACAGATGGCGAAGCAATTGATATGCTAACTAAAGGTCGTCATGACCCTTGCGTTGGGGTACGTGCAACGCCCATTGCAGAAGCCATGCTAGCGATTGTATTGCTCGATCATTATCTGCGTCATCGTGGTCAAAACGCTGATGTTAAGCAACCGGTAGAATCGATTACTTAG
- the creC gene encoding two-component system sensor histidine kinase CreC: protein MNHKANASTNQSNWYAKLHPIGTAQQTTEPKRLLNLSIFFRIWLAVALVLIFCGVVVFTQLFGYVKPTAQQVIEDTLLDTSKLLAASLQVPLTSGQLYQDAYQAKLDAAFIGVPAIDKPIKPADKNKSGSSVRIYVTDSKGTVIYDSLPAPENSEGQDYSRWNDVYLTLKGRYGTRSTPDINSTRGSSIMYVAQPIKDASGALIGVASVGKPVDSVLPYLDNTRNRMLLTALLISIVALILAGLVAWWLKQSITLVIQYTSALAEDTKKPYFYLGHELNSLTDTIETMKYRLENRAYVTDYVHTLTHELKSPLTAIRASSELLEDDGLDEEDRQMLIQSVGEQSIKMQQLIDRLLLLAKIEQPSFKLNRQLTPLLPLLQTLIKDNAAKLQQQHLIPIEIYIDDKRFTETTSLSSDMLANTSVFADQFWLVQVLQNVMDNAIHFAESTVSIDIHNTMQTVIIDIFNDGKLLPGYAVDKAFDRYFSLSHQSQVFDNPSEYSSVHSLNKNPTLSVEKEQSSMSSSTLKKGTGLGLTLVKQVIEHHGGHVGIRNINANDNRHIIISNRSGVMVSITLPLAKN from the coding sequence ATGAACCATAAAGCAAACGCTAGCACTAATCAAAGCAACTGGTATGCAAAATTGCATCCTATTGGCACTGCGCAGCAAACGACTGAACCTAAACGATTACTGAACTTGAGTATTTTTTTCAGGATTTGGCTAGCCGTTGCTTTAGTACTTATCTTTTGCGGTGTGGTAGTGTTTACTCAGCTGTTTGGTTATGTCAAACCCACAGCGCAGCAAGTCATCGAAGACACTTTATTAGATACCAGTAAATTGCTCGCAGCAAGCTTGCAAGTGCCATTAACTTCAGGGCAGCTATACCAAGATGCCTATCAGGCCAAACTTGATGCTGCATTTATCGGCGTACCAGCCATTGATAAACCTATAAAACCAGCGGATAAAAACAAAAGTGGTAGTAGCGTTCGGATATATGTGACAGATAGCAAAGGTACAGTCATATACGATTCACTACCCGCCCCTGAAAACTCTGAGGGACAGGACTATAGTCGCTGGAATGATGTGTATTTGACCTTAAAGGGTCGGTATGGCACGAGAAGCACCCCAGATATTAATAGCACACGTGGTAGCTCTATCATGTATGTGGCCCAGCCTATTAAGGATGCGTCTGGCGCACTTATCGGAGTCGCTAGCGTTGGTAAGCCAGTCGATAGCGTGTTGCCTTATCTAGACAATACTCGCAATCGTATGCTTCTTACTGCTTTGCTCATTAGTATTGTTGCACTGATCTTGGCAGGACTGGTCGCCTGGTGGCTGAAGCAAAGCATAACTCTAGTTATCCAATATACAAGTGCGCTGGCTGAGGATACCAAAAAGCCTTATTTTTACTTAGGTCATGAGCTTAATAGCCTGACAGACACTATTGAGACCATGAAATATCGCTTAGAAAACAGAGCCTATGTCACTGACTATGTCCATACCCTCACTCATGAACTTAAGAGTCCTTTAACGGCAATTCGTGCCAGCAGCGAGCTACTAGAGGATGATGGACTTGATGAAGAAGATCGGCAGATGCTAATCCAATCTGTCGGTGAACAAAGCATCAAAATGCAGCAGTTAATTGATCGACTGCTATTACTTGCCAAGATTGAGCAACCAAGCTTTAAGCTGAATCGGCAGCTGACACCTTTATTACCACTACTACAGACTCTAATAAAAGACAATGCCGCTAAGTTGCAACAGCAGCATCTAATACCTATTGAAATCTATATTGATGACAAACGCTTTACGGAAACAACCTCTTTATCCTCAGATATGTTGGCAAATACCAGCGTTTTTGCCGATCAGTTTTGGTTGGTGCAAGTGCTACAAAACGTAATGGATAACGCCATTCACTTTGCTGAGAGCACTGTCAGTATTGATATTCATAACACCATGCAAACTGTAATCATCGATATCTTCAATGATGGCAAGTTATTACCTGGTTATGCGGTTGATAAAGCTTTTGACCGTTATTTTAGCCTATCTCATCAAAGTCAGGTTTTTGACAATCCATCAGAGTATTCATCAGTGCATTCATTGAATAAGAACCCAACACTAAGCGTTGAGAAAGAACAGTCTAGTATGTCTAGTAGCACCCTCAAGAAAGGCACTGGTCTTGGTTTAACTTTGGTCAAACAGGTGATTGAACATCACGGAGGCCATGTGGGCATTCGTAACATTAATGCTAACGATAATAGACATATTATTATAAGTAATCGTTCTGGCGTGATGGTTAGTATTACCTTACCCTTGGCTAAAAATTAA